The genomic stretch gtgtcaactatttaatcccaatccaaattcagagctgtatcaatcttaaatgttgtgtccatacttgccccaactgttcagggttcgacctctgcggtcgtataaagctgtgccctgtggagcatctggttattggtggaggaagccggcgtgcccggagaaaaccaccaaccttcgatcggaaaactgacaatcctaggaATATTGAAAGATAAAGACAGAAGATACCAAAGGTTAATTCAAGCTTTCAAGTCAAAACAAAAAAGACGAACAATAGCTATATAGTCAGGTGTAaaatttaactgcagactgtGGGTTTCCGCCTGTGTAATATAAACTGGAAGAAAGCAAGTCattttataagtaatatacagaaaacaggaaatatttttttacaaagtttccctctagatactagcttttcaGTATGAAAGCTTCTGTTgaagtttggtacaaatctaggatagtttaaaaaaaagtttaaaaaagttattaaaaaatattttaaactttaaccactatgtgaatgtaatgttttctgGCAGAAAAAAAGTAAGTCAATTTATCAGTAATCTACGGGAAAACAGGAAACAAATCTTTACAAAATTTacctctggatactatcttatggtCATAAATAAGCTTCAGTCACAGTTTTGAACAAATccatgatagtttaagaaagttgttaatttcctttataactttaaccacagagtgaatgcaATGTTAACTGGTTaactggcaaaaaaactaagtccattttaaaataaatctctGATGAACGGGATTTTTGTTTggacaaaatttacttctggatactattttatgatctttaACAAGCTGCTcaccaagtttggtagaaatccaatAAAAAAGTGATTAAAATTTCACAAACTTTAACcatagagtgaatatttgtggacgtcGCCACCGgcaccgacgacgacggaatgaaGGATCGccatgtctcgcttttgcgacaaaattcacaggctcgacaaaaatgaactAACCAAACAAAGTAACAATTGGTTATCGCTACAATCATTCATACCAagatataaaacagtatatatatatatatatatatctttattctcacaaaccaaattacaaaggtatagagataattatacatatttcaatacaattacataaataaataatgtacgaaagtagatagaggcattcacatttgttcacccagaaaagttcaatttgttattgatctccttaataagttttcatagttcgttcagttctgtacatttttttgaattcattaagtcataaaacttcaatgtgtTTGGTCTATTTCTATAGTAATatgcaatacatttttttctacagTTATCAAAAGCTGAACAATTAAAGATGTAATGGTATTCATTACCAATGGTATCTGAATTACacaatacacattttctgttttctctttctatgatttgccatcttccagtttctattggaaatttcatgttcaaagttcgaaatttaaaaaataaggatatttgCCTGTCATccaaaatatctaaatatttctcaaactccaAAGTATCTTTAAGTATATAAACGATAATTAATGCTTTTGGTGATTCCTGTAGACTTGCTAgccatttttgtttgaattgatcTATTAAATTCTTTTTGATTGTTACATGTagtcatattttatttacaaaaaagataTTGTCCTATACATATAAATCACTTTGTTGGCTTGGATGACATAATGATCTAACATATAGAAATGATTTAATATCGTTAAATTGTTTGACATAATTAATTAACGCACTCATTAAACTAATTATCTTAGAATTGTTAATTGAAATCGACTGGATTCAAATCAGTGAAGCGTGGGTTGCATTGAATGACAGTCACAAGCTGACCAATGAATTGTTTTGACAAGAAACGTTATGGCTTATTATGAATAATCACCTTGAGTAGGTATAAAACAGACAGACTGACTAGAGCAGCTCATTGTCAAAGTGTCTTCAAACGGTTAACTACTAATATACAGAAATGGCTTATCGACAGAACGCACAAACTAAGATGTCCTTCAGCATTGAAGAACTGTCAAAGAGTAGCAGAGTCATGAATCCTGTCCGCACTGATGCAGTTGTCAACCACATCCACGATATATATCTACCAAACAGCAGCCAGACTGGTACAGTAGATATGGTGCGTCCACTTTCCAAATCAGATCAACGTACTCAatacaagaggaaacgacaagaCTCCTTGCATTCTGATGATAACAGCTTCAGCTCTACAGACTCTGCATCAAGAGATTGTACTTCATCTGGCTCATGCTCAGACGATTCAGTTAAGTCCGGCCAACAACCAAAGAGAGCCAGAACTGCCTACACAAACTCACAACTGATGGAACTAGAACTATACTACAACAACAGGAAATACCTTCAGATTGAAGATCGGCCAGTGCTTGCTAAAAAACTCAAACTCAGTCAACATAAGATTAAATGGTGGTTTCAGAATCGAAGAATGAAAGAAAAGCGTCACATCAAGAGTACAAGCTACAACGGTTCACCAGAGTTATCACAGTTCGTTGGTGTAGGTAAACCTGGATCCAGAATGATTACAACAATGGAATCCAATGGTAACCTCAGCCAGAAGTCATACTCACCATTTCCTATGGTCTCGCCTTATACGTATGGTATGGCACCGTTTGTGTATCCTGGTTATAGTCAGCAATTCTACAGCAGCGTATTACCACTGGCAGTGCAACATAACAGAAGTTGATGATTTGAAACGAACTTTTGACACAATATGTGCTTCTACTTTGTTAAATAATGTACTAGTATTtacttgttatatttgttttgttaacgatgtaaataaatgcaaaataatttatttaatgccTATCTTGTTTGTTTTATTAAGGAAATAATTGaaacaatcaaataaataatgaaaattaaaggGATGTTAGGTATAAAAAGGAGAGTTTTTGTATCATTTAACAAaactgcaacaacaaaaaatagtaaaaaaccaACTGACATCTAGAGGTtaatatacggccttcaacactagGTGTTTTCACAATATGTCAAATCGTAACTCAATTACAAAACAGTACATTTAATGGAGAGAAAGTGAATATCTGCTTcaacacatataaaaaagaacataTACTTGGTAATAAAAGACAAAACTGACAAGTTGTCTGTCTGACTTAGggttgaacatttattttttcttgaaCGCGTCCTTCATTCGACGATGATATCTTTATAACAGAACGTACAGAGATACTATTATAGAGGAAGCAATTTCCCACTTTATAATTACAACAAACTCGTAGTACAGACAGAATACCGCATCAAAGAATGCTTGTTTACAGAAAGTAAATACGAAGCCATGAGCATGCTGTTATATAATGAAAACACACAGTTATGCCCTAAAGTATCATCATACGGGTtcaataacattaacagtactatttttttttgcaccagatgcgcatttcgacaataaataaCTCTTcagtatggcaagccgttttactatttattcgaatttcaagatatctcatatatataagatatcttatataacatataaaatatctcttttattatataagatatcttatatgatttcatttttataagatattgtatatgttatatgagatatcttatatattatataagatatctcatataccttataagatatcttataaagtatatgaattatcttattaatatttttttatataagatatcttatataattgataagatatcttctaaagttttaaagatatcttatattgtttataagatatctcatatagtttaaaagatatcttatacaatttatgagatatcttataaatgaaatcatataagatatcttataaagtatatgagatatcttatagactatataagatatcttgtaaactatataagatatcttataaacttatataatatatcttttaaactatataagatatcttatataatatataag from Mytilus edulis chromosome 7, xbMytEdul2.2, whole genome shotgun sequence encodes the following:
- the LOC139482767 gene encoding homeobox protein zampogna-like gives rise to the protein MAYRQNAQTKMSFSIEELSKSSRVMNPVRTDAVVNHIHDIYLPNSSQTGTVDMVRPLSKSDQRTQYKRKRQDSLHSDDNSFSSTDSASRDCTSSGSCSDDSVKSGQQPKRARTAYTNSQLMELELYYNNRKYLQIEDRPVLAKKLKLSQHKIKWWFQNRRMKEKRHIKSTSYNGSPELSQFVGVGKPGSRMITTMESNGNLSQKSYSPFPMVSPYTYGMAPFVYPGYSQQFYSSVLPLAVQHNRS